The Neurospora crassa OR74A linkage group IV, whole genome shotgun sequence genome has a segment encoding these proteins:
- a CDS encoding CLC voltage-gated chloride channel protein, translating to MMSRGGPGAMNSQPRSTSFSTSVPQIPNQRARRPSVSSRFSYAVSIAEQGEAQTAQGVAAQHQIEEEIAQIKRYEDFTTIDWVQDAAREQLRRKARRKRNAGLWDAGRFDWRHRIRESYDAAQGWIVVTIIGAAIGVNAAFLNIITEWLADIKLGHCKTAFYLNENFCCWGEDNGCDDWQKWTGFSPINYLIYILFAILFACTSATLVKSYAPYAAGSGISEIKCIIAGFVMKGFLGFWTLVIKSLALPLAIGSGLSVGKEGPSVHYAVCTGNVISRLFAKYRRNASKTREILSACAAAGVAVAFGSPIGGVLFSLEEMSSYFPLKTMWRSYFCALVATAVLSAMNPFRTGQLVMFQVHYDRSWHFFEILFFILLGIFGGLYGAFVMKWNLRVQAFRKKYLTNYAILEATLLAAATAIVCYPNSFLRIDMTESMEILFLECEGAEDYQGLCERDHRFRNVVSLLLATVIRIFFVIISYGCKVPAGIFVPSMAIGASFGRSVGIIVQALHEANPQSPFFAACLPDVPCITPGTYAFLGAAAALSGIMHITVSVVVIMFELTGALTYILPTMIVVGVTKAVSELFGKGGIADRMIWFSGFPFLDNKEDHNLGVPVSHAMIKDVTSIPTNGMTLQQIEGLLAEDNYQGFPIVEDEHSKILVGYIGRTELRYAVDRAKRERTLSPQAKCTFAPPPSADVTTPGTDIITPGLARMDSFNTIGFAEPSTTASASSSNFINFSRYVDTTPVSAHPRLPLETVMELFRKIGPRVILIEYHGKLMGLVTVKDCLKYQFKVEAMEEVANNGQHSGHGQGNGAEQQGDERLWELMQRVAGWVSDKVSIASGGRIRLRDSLDLPRETLAGGAGARVGSGTNRTVRSQGGARDDQILDGTEDEDEDGVELENRQTYPHGSTSR from the exons ATGATGTCTAGAGGCGGCCCAGGCGCCATGAATTCGCAACCCCGATCTACGTCGTTCTCGACGTCAGTGCCCCAGATCCCGAACCAGCGCGCTCGAAGACCGTCCGTCAGCTCCCGGTTTTCCTACGCCGTGTCCATTGCCGAACAAGGAGAAGCCCAGACGGCGCAAGGAGTAGCAGCGCAACATCAGATCGAGGAGGAAATTGCGCAGATCAAGCGATACGAG GACTTCACCACCATCG ACTGGGTGCAAGATGCGGCGCGAGAACAACTGCGCAGAAAGGCGCGTCGAAAAAGAAATGCGGGGCTCTGGGACGCCGGCCGCTTCGACTGGCGACACAGGATACGGGAGTCCTATGATGCTGCCCAGGGCTGGATTGTCGTCACCATCATAGGTGCGGCAATTGGAGTCAATGCTGCTTTTCTCAACATTATCACCGAATGGCTTGCCGACATCAAGCTTGGCCATTGCAAGACTGCCTTCTATCTGAATGAGAATTTCTGTTGCTGGGGGGAGGACAACGGCTGCGACGACTGGCAAAAATGGACGGGTTTCTCACCCATCAACTACTTGATCTACATACTCTTTGCG ATTTTGTTCGCCTGCACATCAGCCACCCTGGTCAAGTCCTATGCCCCCTATGCCGCCGGCTCTGGCATTTCCGAGATCAAATGCATCATCGCCGGCTTCGTCATGAAGGGGTTTCTCGGTTTCTGGACTCTAGTCATCAAGTCCCTGGCCCTACCACTTGCCATCGGCTCCGGTCTCTCCGTTGGAAAGGAAGGGCCTAGCGTACACTACGCTGTGTGCACAGGAAATGTCATATCGAGGCTCTTCGCCAAGTATAGACGAAATGCATCCAAGACGCGTGAGATCCTGAGCGCTTGTGCTGCTGCAGGAGTTGCTGTCGCGTTCGGTAGCCCTATTGGAGGTGTGCTGTTCTCGCTCGAAGAGATGTCCAGCTATTTTCCTCTCAAGACCATGTGGCGTAGCTACTTCTGCGCTCTGGTTGCAACAGCCGTCCTGTCTGCCATGAATCCTTTCCGAACTGGGCAATTGGTCATGTTTCAGGTCCATTACGACAGATCGTGGCACTTTTTTGAgattttattctttattctaCTGGGCATCTTTGGCGGTCTATACGGTGCCTTCGTCATGAAGTGGAATCTCAGGGTGCAAGCATTCCGCAAGAAGTACCTGACCAACTACGCTATTCTCGAAGCTACTCTGTTGGCGGCTGCCACGGCTATCGTGTGTTATCCGAACAGCTTTCTGAGAATCGACATGACCGAGAGCATGGAGATTCTTTTTCTTGAATGCGAAGGCGCTGAGGATTATCAAGGCCTCTGCGAGAGAGATCACCGCTTTCGCAACGTGGTTTCTTTGCTGCTAGCAACCGTCATCCgtatcttcttcgtcattaTTTCGTACGGCTGCAAGGTCCCAGCCGGTATTTTCGTGCCGTCTATGGCCATTGGTGCCTCCTTTGGCCGCTCAGTGGGCATCATTGTCCAAGCACTCCATGAAGCCAACCCGCAAAGCCCATTCTTCGCTGCTTGCTTGCCCGATGTGCCATGCATCACGCCGGGAACATACGCCTTTCTTggtgccgccgctgctctGAGTGGCATCATGCACATCACTGTTTCGGTGGTGGTCATTATGTTCGAGCTTACCGGCGCCCTCACCTACATCCTGCCAACCATGATTGTCGTTGGAGTAACCAAAGCCGTCAGTGAGCTGTTCGGCAAAGGTGGCATCGCGGACCGCATGATCTGGTTCAGCggcttccccttcctcgaCAACAAGGAAGACCACAACCTCGGCGTACCCGTCTCGCACGCCATGATCAAGGATGTCACATCTATCCCCACCAACGGCATGACCCTCCAGCAAATCGAGGGTCTTCTCGCCGAGGACAACTATCAAGGCTTCCCGATCGTGGAAGATGAGCACTCCAAAATCCTCGTTGGCTACATCGGCCGTACGGAGCTACGCTATGCCGTCGACCGCGCAAAGCGTGAGAGAACACTCAGTCCTCAAGCCAAGTGCACCTTTGCTCCACCACCCAGCGCAGATGTCACCACCCCTGGCACTGACATCATCACACCCGGTCTCGCCCGCATGGACAGCTTCAACACTATCGGCTTCGCCGAGCCATCCACAACTGCCTCTGCTTCATCCTCCAACTTCATCAACTTCAGCCGCTACGTAGACACCACCCCCGTCTCCGCTCACCCGCGCCTCCCCCTCGAAACCGTCATGGAACTCTTCCGCAAGATCGGTCCGCGTGTGATCCTGATTGAGTACCACGGCAAGCTGATGGGGCTTGTCACGGTGAAGGATTGTCTCAAGTATCAGTTCAAGGTCGAGGCAATGGAGGAGGTCGCTAACAATGGACAACACAGTGGGCATGGACAGGGTAATGGAGCGGAGCAACAGGGGGATGAGAGACTGTGGGAGTTGATGCAGAGGGTTGCGGGGTGGGTGTCGGATAAGGTCTCGATTGCGAGTGGTGGGAGGATTCGGTTGAGAGACTCTTTGGATTTGCCTAGGGAGACGttggctggtggtgctggtgctcgCGTGGGTAGTGGTACTAATAGAACGGTGAGGAGTCAGGGAGGAGCCAGGGATGATCAGATACTTGATGGGacggaagatgaggatgaagatggggTTGAATTGGAGAATCGGCAGACGTACCCGCACGGATCTACGTCTAGGTAG
- a CDS encoding CLC voltage-gated chloride channel protein, variant, producing MKGFLGFWTLVIKSLALPLAIGSGLSVGKEGPSVHYAVCTGNVISRLFAKYRRNASKTREILSACAAAGVAVAFGSPIGGVLFSLEEMSSYFPLKTMWRSYFCALVATAVLSAMNPFRTGQLVMFQVHYDRSWHFFEILFFILLGIFGGLYGAFVMKWNLRVQAFRKKYLTNYAILEATLLAAATAIVCYPNSFLRIDMTESMEILFLECEGAEDYQGLCERDHRFRNVVSLLLATVIRIFFVIISYGCKVPAGIFVPSMAIGASFGRSVGIIVQALHEANPQSPFFAACLPDVPCITPGTYAFLGAAAALSGIMHITVSVVVIMFELTGALTYILPTMIVVGVTKAVSELFGKGGIADRMIWFSGFPFLDNKEDHNLGVPVSHAMIKDVTSIPTNGMTLQQIEGLLAEDNYQGFPIVEDEHSKILVGYIGRTELRYAVDRAKRERTLSPQAKCTFAPPPSADVTTPGTDIITPGLARMDSFNTIGFAEPSTTASASSSNFINFSRYVDTTPVSAHPRLPLETVMELFRKIGPRVILIEYHGKLMGLVTVKDCLKYQFKVEAMEEVANNGQHSGHGQGNGAEQQGDERLWELMQRVAGWVSDKVSIASGGRIRLRDSLDLPRETLAGGAGARVGSGTNRTVRSQGGARDDQILDGTEDEDEDGVELENRQTYPHGSTSR from the coding sequence ATGAAGGGGTTTCTCGGTTTCTGGACTCTAGTCATCAAGTCCCTGGCCCTACCACTTGCCATCGGCTCCGGTCTCTCCGTTGGAAAGGAAGGGCCTAGCGTACACTACGCTGTGTGCACAGGAAATGTCATATCGAGGCTCTTCGCCAAGTATAGACGAAATGCATCCAAGACGCGTGAGATCCTGAGCGCTTGTGCTGCTGCAGGAGTTGCTGTCGCGTTCGGTAGCCCTATTGGAGGTGTGCTGTTCTCGCTCGAAGAGATGTCCAGCTATTTTCCTCTCAAGACCATGTGGCGTAGCTACTTCTGCGCTCTGGTTGCAACAGCCGTCCTGTCTGCCATGAATCCTTTCCGAACTGGGCAATTGGTCATGTTTCAGGTCCATTACGACAGATCGTGGCACTTTTTTGAgattttattctttattctaCTGGGCATCTTTGGCGGTCTATACGGTGCCTTCGTCATGAAGTGGAATCTCAGGGTGCAAGCATTCCGCAAGAAGTACCTGACCAACTACGCTATTCTCGAAGCTACTCTGTTGGCGGCTGCCACGGCTATCGTGTGTTATCCGAACAGCTTTCTGAGAATCGACATGACCGAGAGCATGGAGATTCTTTTTCTTGAATGCGAAGGCGCTGAGGATTATCAAGGCCTCTGCGAGAGAGATCACCGCTTTCGCAACGTGGTTTCTTTGCTGCTAGCAACCGTCATCCgtatcttcttcgtcattaTTTCGTACGGCTGCAAGGTCCCAGCCGGTATTTTCGTGCCGTCTATGGCCATTGGTGCCTCCTTTGGCCGCTCAGTGGGCATCATTGTCCAAGCACTCCATGAAGCCAACCCGCAAAGCCCATTCTTCGCTGCTTGCTTGCCCGATGTGCCATGCATCACGCCGGGAACATACGCCTTTCTTggtgccgccgctgctctGAGTGGCATCATGCACATCACTGTTTCGGTGGTGGTCATTATGTTCGAGCTTACCGGCGCCCTCACCTACATCCTGCCAACCATGATTGTCGTTGGAGTAACCAAAGCCGTCAGTGAGCTGTTCGGCAAAGGTGGCATCGCGGACCGCATGATCTGGTTCAGCggcttccccttcctcgaCAACAAGGAAGACCACAACCTCGGCGTACCCGTCTCGCACGCCATGATCAAGGATGTCACATCTATCCCCACCAACGGCATGACCCTCCAGCAAATCGAGGGTCTTCTCGCCGAGGACAACTATCAAGGCTTCCCGATCGTGGAAGATGAGCACTCCAAAATCCTCGTTGGCTACATCGGCCGTACGGAGCTACGCTATGCCGTCGACCGCGCAAAGCGTGAGAGAACACTCAGTCCTCAAGCCAAGTGCACCTTTGCTCCACCACCCAGCGCAGATGTCACCACCCCTGGCACTGACATCATCACACCCGGTCTCGCCCGCATGGACAGCTTCAACACTATCGGCTTCGCCGAGCCATCCACAACTGCCTCTGCTTCATCCTCCAACTTCATCAACTTCAGCCGCTACGTAGACACCACCCCCGTCTCCGCTCACCCGCGCCTCCCCCTCGAAACCGTCATGGAACTCTTCCGCAAGATCGGTCCGCGTGTGATCCTGATTGAGTACCACGGCAAGCTGATGGGGCTTGTCACGGTGAAGGATTGTCTCAAGTATCAGTTCAAGGTCGAGGCAATGGAGGAGGTCGCTAACAATGGACAACACAGTGGGCATGGACAGGGTAATGGAGCGGAGCAACAGGGGGATGAGAGACTGTGGGAGTTGATGCAGAGGGTTGCGGGGTGGGTGTCGGATAAGGTCTCGATTGCGAGTGGTGGGAGGATTCGGTTGAGAGACTCTTTGGATTTGCCTAGGGAGACGttggctggtggtgctggtgctcgCGTGGGTAGTGGTACTAATAGAACGGTGAGGAGTCAGGGAGGAGCCAGGGATGATCAGATACTTGATGGGacggaagatgaggatgaagatggggTTGAATTGGAGAATCGGCAGACGTACCCGCACGGATCTACGTCTAGGTAG
- a CDS encoding cysteine dioxygenase, producing the protein MAVGITQTMAAATTNVPFCLKATFKETPSLNNFDKLVQALKDALGPSSGLTSDDVDVEHLTRLMQDYQSDEVEWSRFAFGDASRGYTRNLVDEGNGKSNLLVLVWSPGKGSPIHDHGNAHCLMKILQGNLTETRYAFPDSTSSSSSSSSPSSEPKRMKVIAEKVYRENEVAYMADELGVHRVWNQDPDNFAVSLHLYTPPNVAKGGCHIFNPETGKKSHVPKCGYYSAYGKRLDE; encoded by the exons ATGGCTGTCGGAATCACCCAGACCATGGCTGCAGCCACTACCAACGTCCCCTTCTGTCTCAAAGCTACCTTCAAGGAGACACCAAGCTTAAACAACTTCGATAAGCTCGTCCAGGCCTTGAAGGATGCCCTGGGACCGTCGTCGGGTTTGACTTCAGacgatgtcgatgtcgaaCACCTTACTCGCTTGATGCAAGACTATCAAAGTGACGAGGTAGAATGGTCGAGGTTCGCCTTTGGTGATGCAAGCCGGGGGTACACCCGCAACTTGGTTGATGAAGGGAACGGGAAAAGCAACCTT CTCGTTCTAGTCTGGTCCCCAGGCAAAGGCTCACCCATCCACGACCACGGCAACGCCCACTGCCTCATGAAGATCCTCCAAGGCAACCTCACCGAAACCCGCTATGCCTTTCCCGACTCcacttcatcatcatcatcctcctcctctccctcctcagaACCAAAACGAATGAAAGTTATTGCGGAAAAGGTCTACCGCGAAAACGAGGTGGCCTACATGGCCGACGAGCTTGGCGTGCACCGCGTGTGGAACCAAGACCCGGACAACTTTGCCGTCTCGTTGCACCTGTACACGCCGCCCAACGTAGCAAAGGGGGGCTGTCACATCTTTAACCCGGAGACGGGAAAGAAGAGCCATGTGCCCAAGTGCGGGTACTACTCGGCTTATGGAAAGAGGTTGGATGAGtaa
- the stk-45 gene encoding phosphoinositide 3-kinase regulatory subunit 4 — MGQGFSLTAPPAGAAGIDVPELADLTYEKVIGQARFMKSIRARHNDGVVLVKVLVKPYAMSLGRFKKKIIRERNALASVPNALPYQRAIETETNGYLVRQFFYNSLYDRLSTRPFLEDMEKRWLAFQLLCALRDCHAKEIYHGDIKTENTLVTSWNWLYISDFSSSFKPVMLPEDNPADFSYFFDTSGRRTCYLAPERFLPPGQDPDPNAKITWAMDVFSAGCVIAELFLETPIFNLSQLYKYRRGEYDPSISHLSRIPDKDLREMIAHMIQVDPQKRYSAEQYLDFWKDKVFPGYFYNFLHQYMQSITDLSTGNSRIGEADQRIERVWNDFDKISYFLGYANGNDPYEHHLPSPRLGLGLFPVRLNVPNAEHHVSANKQPATDDGTLIFLTLVASSLRNTAHATAKIKACDIMLAFAERLTDEAKLDRVLPYLMTLLTDKCDRVAISALRTITQLLDLVKIITPVNSHIFLEYILPRMQVALLGSQGTPSPVVRATYAACLGKLATTAYRFLAMAATLRADGSVTISDPELEPGNETNTALDGLFDSSRQDLVDLFETHTKMLIEDLNPFVRRAFLSSVPDLCIFFGVAKANDVIIAHLNTYLNDRDWMLRYAFFDTVVGISAFMGSSTLESFILPLIIQAVDDPEEFVVQGALQSLAELTRLGLLTKEAFVDLVALVRRFTMHPNIWIREAAAHFIAAGNEFLSSAYLKVSVYPQLKPFLKPDIIPGWSELQLLDSLQKPLSRNVFELAMQWAAKSEKSGFWKPSKRLWDARAVTKLSKTDEDEQWLGRLRTAGLSQADEMKLIMLREFIWRLVQMKGRDSTELQMEKRSELEDIIPLRNLGITPQTVMFEEEPIRYPAPQLDDDDTAPKTIQEALLDASLTIGDPLSQRRRAAVDKQKSKSGSRSNLPSISVDGRLATDSNGEGSRDTLRRSASHQSRASLLSPHDDVGSAHYSPYETRRALKHQSSAMSLMNRKDSAKSVPETGTTETNAFGEVEAPLSQHYQGTHIRSPDTESVPPTPGIKLRVNHDYHGNDPHILKMLDTMYVENYPHDLAEFGPEVTPIGRRKTGKIISSQPGKQRENGWKPKGVTIASFVEHVGAINRIVVAPDHQFFLTGGDDGTVKVWDSARFEKINIHKPRLTHRHAPGAKVRALCFIENTHSFVSCATDGSVHIVKVETYLQGESYRYTRLRTVREHRFVDGEFGVWCEHYKRDNESILVVATNKSVVWGIELRTMTLLFKLENPVHHGTPTCFCIDFKKNWLCLGTSHGVLDLWDLRFKVKLKSWGVPGKGSIYRLAIHPSRGRGRWVCASGGTGQGEVTVWDIEKATCREVYRVGGNKEGPKGYDAWQVDEDKPSDGQGQMLSRFATNIEPNAMGNADRGVRALVFGWGITDAATVEEQPPPPLQERDVRYAFMVTGGSDKKLRFWDLTHVSQSRIYSGLQLGEAAPSYTASHPTPSLILNTERLHGKSSGDQASGSGVTGTGRGSGVAQGVNGKSSPSSNSARNAQQKMRPSRTKIISQEHFRLLRSHLDSVLDVALLESPYPMTVSCDRGGMVLIIR; from the exons ATGGGTCAGGGTTTCTCTTTGACTGCCCCTCCCGCGGGGGCAGCTGGTATTGATGTCCCGGAGCTAGCAGATTTGACCTATGAGAAGGTCATCGGCCAGGCCCGCTTCATGAAGAGTATTCGTGCCAGACACAATGATGGAGTCGTGCTTGTCAAAGTGCTCGTCAAGCCATACGCCATGTCGCTGGGACggttcaagaagaagattatcC GCGAAAGAAATGCGCTTGCCAGTGTACCCAACGCTCTTCCATATCAGCGAGCGATCGAGACCGAGACGAACGGATACCTGGTCCGACAGTTCTTTTACAACTCCCTATACGACCGACTCAGCACCAGGCCATTTCTCGAGGACATGGAGAAGCGTTGGCTGGCTTTCCAACTCTTGTGTGCCTTGCGCGACTGCCACGCCAAAGAGATATACCACGGCGACATCAAGACCGAAAATACACTAGTGACGTCTTGGAACTGGCTCTACATCTCGGACTTTTCATCGTCATTCAAGCCTGTTATGCTGCCGGAAGACAACCCTGCCGATTTTTCCTACTTCTTTGACACGTCTGGCCGAAGAACATGCTATTTGGCCCCCGAGAGATTTCTCCCACCCGGGCAAGACCCCGACCCGAACGCGAAGATCACATGGGCCATGGACGTGTTCAGCGCCGGATGTGTTATTGCTGAATTGTTCCTCGAAACACCAATATTCAACCTGAGCCAGCTGTACAAATACCGAAGGGGGGAATATGACCCGTCCATTTCACATCTAAGTCGCATCCCTGATAAGGACTTGCGCGAGATGATCGCCCACATGATTCAGGTGGATCCGCAAAAGCGCTACTCGGCCGAGCAGTATCTTGATTTCTGGAAGGACAAAGTGTTCCCGGGCTATTTCTACAACTTCCTACATCAGTACATGCAGTCGATTACCGACCTTTCAACCGGAAACTCGAGGATCGGGGAAGCGGATCAGAGGATCGAAAGGGTCTGGAACGACTTTGACAAGATCTCCTACTTCCTTGGCTATGCGAACGGGAATGACCCATACGAGCATCACCTGCCGTCCCCGAGGTTGGGGTTAGGACTTTTCCCAGTTCGACTCAACGTCCCCAACGCTGAACATCATGTCTCGGCGAACAAGCAACCCGCCACTGATGATGGAACCCTCATCTTCCTTACTCTGGTCGCGTCTTCCCTGCGCAACACCGCGCATGCGACCGCAAAGATCAAGGCGTGTGATATCATGCTAGCGTTCGCTGAACGGTTAACCGATGAAGCAAAGCTGGATCGAGTCTTGCCGTACCTAATGACCCTCTTGACCGACAAATGCGATAGGGTTGCAATATCTGCGCTGCGCACAATAACGcagcttcttgatctcgTCAAAATTATCACCCCCGTCAACTCGCATATATTCCTCGAGTATATCCTACCCAGAATGCAGGTTGCGCTCTTGGGATCACAGGGGACCCCGAGCCCTGTAGTTAGAGCCACGTATGCAGCCTGTCTAGGAAAACTGGCAACAACCGCGTATCGGTTCCTAGCAATGGCCGCGACGCTTCGAGCCGATGGATCAGTGACCATTTCGGATCCAGAACTTGAGCCAGGCAACGAGACCAACACGGCTCTCGATGGGTTGTTTGACAGTTCCCGCCAAGACCTAGTAGACCTCTTTGAGACCCACACGAAAATGCTCATCGAGGACCTCAATCCTTTTGTTCGGAGAGCCTTTCTCAGTTCAGTACCGGATCTGTGCATCTTTTTCGGCGTTGCAAAGGCGAATGACGTTATCATCGCTCACCTGAACACGTACCTCAACGACCGTGACTGGATGTTGCGGTATGCCTTCTTTGACACTGTCGTGGGCATTTCCGCGTTTATGGGAAGTAGTACCCTCGAAAGCTTCATTCTACCTCTGATAATCCAGGCGGTGGATGACCCTGAGGAGTTCGTGGTACAAGGAGCGCTTCAATCATTGGCAGAGTTGACTCGATTGGGGCTGTTGACCAAGGAGGCCTTTGTGGACCTAGTCGCCCTTGTCCGACGGTTTACAATGCATCCAAACATCTGGATCCGTGAAGCGGCCGCTCATTTCATAGCAGCCGGAAACGAGTTCCTAAGCTCTGCATACCTGAAGGTTTCGGTTTACCCACAGTTGAAGCCCTTCTTGAAGCCAGATATTATCCCTGGCTGGTCGGAGCTCCAGCTTCTTGATTCGCTTCAAAAACCACTCTCGCGTAACGTCTTTGAACTGGCTATGCAATGGGCTGCAAAATCAGAGAAGAGCGGTTTTTGGAAGCCTTCGAAACGGTTGTGGGATGCTCGCGCTGTGACCAAACTCTCCAAAACAGACGAGGATGAGCAGTGGCTGGGGCGCTTAAGGACTGCAGGGCTCTCACAGGCGGACGAGATGAAACTCATCATGCTGCGAGAGTTCATATGGCGTCTTGTTCAGATGAAAGGGAGAGACTCGACTGAACTGCAAATGGAGAAGAGATCTGAGCTCGAGGACATCATTCCTCTGCGAAACTTGGGTATCACGCCTCAGACCGTCATGTTCGAAGAGGAACCCATTCGCTATCCTGCTCCCCAACTGGACGATGATGACACGGCTCCCAAGACGATCCAGGAGGCTCTCCTCGATGCGTCGTTGACCATTGGTGATCCACTGAGTCAAAGGCGTCGGGCCGCGGTGGATAAACAAAAGTCCAAGTCGGGCAGTCGATCAAATCTTCCATCCATATCCGTGGACGGCAGGCTTGCTACGGACAGCAATGGCGAAGGCTCAAGGGATACCTTGAGACGGTCGGCGTCTCACCAGAGCCGGGCTTCTTTGCTCTCCCCTCATGACGACGTGGGATCTGCTCACTACTCCCCTTACGAAACAAGGAGGGCCTTGAAGCACCAGTCTAGTGCAATGAGTCTGATGAATCGTAAGGACAGCGCTAAGTCCGTTCCTGAGACTGGTACTACAGAAACCAATGCCTTTGGTGAGGTTGAAGCGCCCCTCTCTCAGCATTATCAGGGAACTCATATTAGGTCCCCAGACACTGAAAGCGTGCCGCCAACGCCCGGCATTAAACTGCGTGTGAACCACGACTACCATGGAAATGACCCGCATATTCTCAAGATGCTGGATACCATGTACGTCGAAAACTACCCACACGACCTTGCAGAATTTGGTCCAGAGGTTACACCCATTGGGCGCCGTAAGACCGGCAAGATTATCAGCTCCCAACCAGGGAAGCAAAGGGAAAATGGATGGAAGCCGAAAGGAGTGACTATCGCGTCATTTGTTGAGCATGTCGGTGCCATCAATCGTATCGTTGTTGCTCCGGATCACCAATTCTTCCTGACCGGTGGCGATGATGGGACCGTGAAGGTTTGGGACTCGGCCAGGTTTGAAAAGATTAACATTCACAAACCTCGCCTCACCCATCGACACGCTCCCGGTGCCAAGGTTCGTGCGCTATGCTTCATTGAGAACACGCATAGCTTCGTCAGTTGTGCCACGGATGGCAGCGTACATATAGTCAAGGTTGAGACTTACTTGCAGGGCGAGAGTTATCGGTACACTCGTCTCCGCACAGTCAGGGAACATCGCTTTGTCGACGGCGAGTTCGGTGTGTGGTGCGAACATTACAAGCGGGACAACGAGTCGATCCTTGTCGTGGCCACCAACAAGTCGGTCGTCTGGGGCATCGAGCTCCGAACCATGACACTGCTCTTCAAACTGGAGAATCCGGTCCATCACGGCACACCCACTTGTTTCTGCATCGACTTCAAGAAAAATTGGCTTTGCCTGGGAACGTCTCACGGCGTCTTGGACTTGTGGGATCTCCGCTTTAAAGTGAAGCTCAAAAGCTGGGGCGTGCCCGGCAAGGGATCCATCTACCGGCTCGCAATCCACCCTTCCCGCGGCCGAGGCCGTTGGGTGTGTGCCTCTGGCGGAACCGGCCAAGGCGAGGTCACAGTCTGGGACATTGAAAAGGCCACATGCCGCGAAGTTTACCGTGTCGGCGGCAACAAGGAAGGCCCCAAGGGTTACGATGCCTGGCAAGTCGACGAGGACAAGCCTTCCGATGGGCAAGGACAGATGCTCTCGCGATTCGCGACCAATATCGAGCCCAACGCTATGGGCAATGCCGACCGGGGGGTCCGCGCACTGGTGTTTGGCTGGGGCATAACGGACGCCGCCACGGTTGAAGaacagccgccgccgccgctgcagGAACGGGACGTGCGCTACGCATTCATGGTCACAGGCGGCTCAGACAAGAAGCTGCGGTTTTGGGACCTGACGCATGTAAGTCAGAGCAGGATCTACTCGGGTTTACAGCTGGGAGAGGCGGCGCCGAGTTACACGGCTAGTCATCCCACTCCGTCTTTGATTCTCAATACCGAGCGCTTGCATGGCAAATCGTCCGGTGACCAGGCTAGTGGTTCTGGTGTTACCGGGACCGGAAGGGGCAGTGGTGTGGCGCAAGGAGTCAATGGCAAATCATCGCCATCGTCCAACTCAGCCAGGAATGCCCAGCAAAAGATGAGACCGTCAAGAACCAAGATCATTTCGCAGGAACATTTCCGGCTGTTGAGAAGTCACTTGGATTCTGTCCTTGACGTGGCGCTACTGGAGTCACCTTACCCAATGACGGTGTCGTGTGATAGAGGGGGTATGGTACTTATTATCAGGTAA